A window of Marinitoga litoralis genomic DNA:
GACAAATAAAAAAAAGAAGAGATAAATATCTCTTCTTAATAAAAAATTATATAAATAATAAATGTTCGTATATATAATTTATATCTAATTCTGGTTTATTTCTTACAAGTATAGGTTTTTTCGTTGTAAAATTATATCTTGAATATAATCTCATAATATCATGTTCTAAAAATGAAAATATTTTACCTTTACCGTCGACAACAATAAAATCAAAAAAATCTATTCCTAAAATTTTTGAAGATATTAATAGTGCATCTCTAGTCTCATAATCTGCATTGCTTGGAATATATTTTGTTAATGGATGATTATGAACTATTATAAAATGCTTTGCTCCTGTTAAAACAAGCGGTTTAAAAATACTCGAAGCGCTTGCTACTGTTCTATCTTCTGAACCTATACTAATATTATGAACACCTATCACATCTAAATCCTGATTTAATGAAATTGCTATCATATTTTCCCTATCCATATTTTTATAATATTGCCTTAATAAATTTTCTAACTTCTTATAATTACCCATTAAATTTAATGGTTCAATCTCTTCTTTTATTTCTATTTTTATATCTGAGATAACAGGTTTAAATAAATCATTAAGTTGTTTAATATTTTCTTTTTCCAACTTTTTTATATATTTTATTATTTTTTGATATTCATATTCATCAACTTCATAATCTAATGTATTTATTTCTTTTAAATCAAGAATCTCACCAACTAATTTTAAAAACTTAATATTATTATAATTTCTTTGTTCTGCAATTTCTTTTAATTTAATCAAATTTTCCCCTCCATTACCAATATTTTTTTTAATTCATATAATGAAATTTTATCCTTATCAGAAAAATCTATTTTTAATCCATTTATTTCATAATCTTTTTCTATCATTTTTTTTCTTTGTTTTAATAATTTTAAATAATCTTTTTTAGCTTTAATATTTTTATTCCAATATTTATAATATAATTTTTCTTTCTTATTA
This region includes:
- a CDS encoding JAB domain-containing protein, which gives rise to MIKLKEIAEQRNYNNIKFLKLVGEILDLKEINTLDYEVDEYEYQKIIKYIKKLEKENIKQLNDLFKPVISDIKIEIKEEIEPLNLMGNYKKLENLLRQYYKNMDRENMIAISLNQDLDVIGVHNISIGSEDRTVASASSIFKPLVLTGAKHFIIVHNHPLTKYIPSNADYETRDALLISSKILGIDFFDFIVVDGKGKIFSFLEHDIMRLYSRYNFTTKKPILVRNKPELDINYIYEHLLFI